In a genomic window of Jaculus jaculus isolate mJacJac1 chromosome 8, mJacJac1.mat.Y.cur, whole genome shotgun sequence:
- the Muc21 gene encoding mucin-21: MRLAKASALVLHDSKGQKAGPRHPSSEITAARATSNKTSAWTSTSSGHTSTSVASGVNPTPNTASSSVSSEVNTTPNTASTSVSSGFNTTPNTASSSVSSGVNTTPNTASTSVSSGVNTTPNTASTSVSSGVNTTPNTASTSVSSGVNTTPNTASTSVSSGVNTTPNTASTSVSSEVNTTPNTASTSVARGVNTTPNTASTSVSSGVNTTPNTASTSVSSGVNTTPNTASSSVSSGVNTIPNTASTSVASGVNTTPNTASTSVSSGVTPTPNTASSSVSSEVNTTPNTASTSVSSGVNTTPNTASTSVSSGVNTTPNTASTSVSSGVNTTPNTASTSVSSGVNTTPNTASTSVSSGVNTTPNTASTSVSSGVNTTPNTASTSVSSEVNTTPNTASTSVSSGVNTTPNTASTSVSSGVNTTPNTASTSVSSGVNTTPNTASSSVTSGVNTIPNTASTSVASGVNTTPITASTSVSSGVTTTPNTASTSVSSEVNTTPNTASTSVSSEVNTTPNTASTLVSSGVNTTPNTASTSVSSGVNPTPNTASSSVSSEVNTTPNTASTSVSSGVNTTPNTASTSVSSGVNTTPNTASTSVSSGVNTTPNTASTSVASGVNTTPNTASTSVSSGVNTTPNTASTSVSSGVNTTPNTASTSVSSGVNTTPNTASTSVSSGVNTTPNTASTSVSSGVNTTPNTASTSVSSGVNTTPNTASSSVTSGVNTTPNSTSTLNTSDTSITSSTPASPETHTVSNGTGTSVAPPGTNTKPSGFLKGWEIALITLASIVIAFVLFAGLFFYVRNYQALRNAFDTALYWPHGPHLSPGPRGNHGEPHRTLGSPSWSWRRPKVSGAMEMSRR, translated from the exons ATGAGGCTGGCAAAAGCCAGTGCCCTTGTGCTTCATGATAGCAAGGGACAGAAAGCAG GACCCAGACACCCTTCTAGTGAGATCACTGCAGCCAGAGCTACATCCAATAAAACCTCTGCTTGGACCAGCACATCTTCCGGCCATACATCCACCTCAGTCGCCAGTGGGGTCAACCCAACCCCCAACACTGCATCCTCCTCAGTCTCCAGTGAGGTCAACACAACCCCCAACACTGCATCCACCTCAGTCTCCAGTGGGTTCAACACAACCCCCAACACTGCATCCTCCTCAGTCTCCAGTGGGGTCAACACAACCCCCAACACTGCATCCACCTCAGTCTCCAGTGGGGTCAACACAACCCCCAACACTGCATCCACCTCAGTCTCCAGTGGGGTCAACACAACCCCCAACACTGCATCCACCTCAGTCTCCAGTGGGGTCAACACAACCCCCAACACTGCATCCACCTCAGTCTCCAGTGGGGTCAATACAACCCCCAACACTGCATCCACCTCAGTCTCCAGTGAGGTCAACACAACCCCCAACACTGCATCCACCTCAGTCGCCAGGGGGGTCAACACAACCCCCAACACTGCATCCACCTCAGTCTCCAGTGGGGTCAACACAACCCCCAACACTGCATCCACCTCAGTCTCCAGTGGGGTCAACACAACCCCCAACACTGCATCCTCTTCAGTCAGCAGTGGGGTCAACACAATCCCCAACACTGCATCCACCTCAGTCGCCAGTGGGGTCAACACAACCCCCAACACTGCATCCACCTCGGTCTCCAGTGGGGTCACCCCAACCCCCAACACTGCATCCTCCTCAGTCTCCAGTGAGGTCAACACAACCCCCAACACTGCATCCACCTCAGTCTCCAGTGGGGTCAACACAACACCCAACACTGCATCCACCTCTG TCTCCAGTGGGGTCAACACAACCCCCAACACTGCATCCACCTCAGTCTCCAGTGGGGTCAACACAACCCCCAACACTGCATCCACCTCAGTCTCCAGTGGGGTCAACACAACACCCAACACTGCATCCACCTCAGTCTCCAGTGGGGTCAACACAACCCCCAACACTGCATCCACCTCAGTCTCCAGTGGGGTCAACACAACCCCCAACACTGCATCCACCTCAGTCTCCAGTGAGGTCAACACAACCCCCAACACTGCATCCACCTCAGTCTCCAGTGGGGTCAACACAACCCCCAACACTGCATCCACCTCAGTCTCCAGTGGGGTCAACACAACCCCCAACACTGCATCCACCTCAGTCTCCAGTGGGGTCAACACAACCCCCAACACTGCATCCTCTTCAGTCACCAGTGGGGTCAACACAATCCCCAACACTGCATCCACCTCAGTCGCCAGTGGGGTCAACACAACCCCCATCACTGCATCCACCTCGGTCTCCAGTGGGGTCACCACAACCCCCAACACTGCATCCACCTCAGTCTCCAGTGAGGTCAACACAACCCCCAACACTGCATCCACCTCAGTCTCCAGTGAGGTCAACACAACACCCAACACTGCATCCACTTTGGTCTCCAGTGGGGTCAACACAACCCCCAACACTGCATCCACCTCAGTCTCCAGTGGGGTCAACCCAACCCCCAACACTGCATCCTCCTCAGTCTCCAGTGAGGTCAACACAACCCCCAACACTGCATCCACCTCAGTCTCCAGTGGGGTCAACACAACCCCCAACACTGCATCCACCTCAGTCTCCAGTGGGGTCAACACAACCCCCAACACTGCATCCACCTCAGTCTCCAGTGGGGTCAACACAACCCCCAACACTGCATCCACCTCAGTCGCCAGTGGGGTCAACACAACCCCCAACACTGCATCCACCTCAGTCTCCAGTGGGGTCAACACAACCCCCAACACTGCATCCACCTCAGTCTCCAGTGGGGTCAACACAACCCCCAACACTGCATCCACCTCAGTCTCCAGTGGGGTCAACACAACCCCCAACACTGCATCCACCTCAGTCTCCAGTGGGGTCAACACAACCCCCAACACTGCATCCACCTCAGTCTCCAGTGGGGTCAACACAACCCCCAACACTGCATCCACCTCAGTCTCCAGTGGGGTCAACACAACCCCCAACACTGCATCCTCTTCAGTCACCAGTGGGGTCAACACAACCCCCAACTCTACTTCTACCCTGAACACCAGCGACACCAGCATAACCTCCAGCACACCTGCTTCTCCTGAAACACACACAGTCTCCAATGGAACTGGAACAAGTGTTGCTCCTCCAGGCACTAACACGAAGCCAAGCGGGTTCCTGAAGGGGTGGGAAATCGCCCTCATCACCTTGGCCTCCATTGTCATAGCCTTCGTTCTCTTTGCTGGACTCTTCTTTTATGTG aGAAACTACCAGGCCCTAAGAAATGCCTTTGACACAGCTCTCTACTGGCCCCATGGCCCTCACCTTAGCCCAGGTCCCAGAGGGAATCATGGGGAACCCCACAGGACTCTGGGGAGCCCCAGTTGGTCCTGGAGGAGACCAAAAGTCTCAGGGGCCATGGAAATGAGCAGGAGATAG
- the Mucl3 gene encoding mucin-like protein 3, which produces MAQPARNLRSTFGFQCYLLFLLVSWEAGASGLQETGTSSTSGRLSPVPAGVAHGASSDHIALHSDQQPSDFPTSVGTQKPKHPCTTTLRPKLTDSPNATQPHSSIAPHGQNISSQGKDPVVRNGRSIEDERETTVAKKITKPPSMSTEDERKTIVTKKTTRPPSVSTEDERKTIVTKKTSRPPSVSTEDERETTVTKNTTRLPSMSTEDERETTFSKKTTRPPSVSTEDERETTVSKKTTRPPSMTTEDKRKTIVTKNTTRPPSVSTEDERETTFSKKTTRPPSVSTEDKRETTVSKKTTRPPSRSTEDERKMIVTKNTTRPPSVSTEDERQTTFSKKTTRPPSVSTEDERETTVSKKTTRPPSMSTEDERKMIVTKKTTRLPSMSTEDERETTVAETTRPPSMSTEDERETTVAEKTTRPPSMSTEAETETLITEKTTRSPSMSTENERETIVTKKTTEPPSMPTGYERQTILAEKTTRPPSVPTENKTETTVTEKTTRPPSMPTGSERQTKPDYETMTQVSSKYTEHPEETTSTTGKTPTASENLTIFWRKTTQGTESTKVIENSEQTSVVPETVPPLVKVTEHKSTMTSPQLSETEGTHHRPMGSLTLATSKADMNSITALDNKSHAQQNTDGSPEGLHATAIGENNSFPAWAIVIVVLVAVILLLVFLGLIFLVFCATRTRHALTRSTEDNDPEESMGHNSYPVYLMEQQNLGMGQIPSPR; this is translated from the exons ATGGCTCAGCCAGCCAGGAACCTCCGTTCCACCTTTGGCTTCCAGTGttacctcctcttcctcctagtTTCTTGGGAGGCAG GTGCTTCAGGACTTCAGGAAACTGGCACCTCCTCAACATCCGGTCGTTTGTCCCCAGTCCCTGCAGGTGTTGCTCATGGTGCTTCCTCAGACCACATTGCTCTGCACTCTGATCAGCAACCTTCAGATTTCCCTACGTCTGTGGGAACCCAGAAGCCCAAACATCCTTGCACCACCACGCTCCGCCCCAAACTCACAGACAGCCCCAACGCCACACAGCCACACAGCTCCATAGCTCCCCATGGACAGAACATCAGCAGCCAAGGAAAAGACCCAGTGGTCCGGAATGGACGCTCAATTG aggatgagagagagaccACAGTCGCCAAGAAGATCACAAAACCTCCATCGATGTCTACAGAGGATGAGAGGAAGACCATAGTCACCAAGAAGACCACAAGACCTCCATCAGTGTCTACAGAAGATGAGAGAAAGACCATAGTCACCAAGAAGACCTCAAGACCTCCATCAGTGTCtacagaggatgagagagagaccACAGTCACCAAGAATACCACAAGACTTCCATCAATGTCtacagaggatgagagagaaaccACATTCTCCAAGAAGACCACAAGACCTCCATCAGTGTCtacagaggatgagagagagaccACAGTCTCCAAGAAGACCACAAGACCTCCATCAATGACTACAGAGGATAAAAGAAAGACGATAGTCACCAAGAATACCACAAGACCTCCATCAGTGTCtacagaggatgagagagaaaccACATTCTCCAAGAAGACCACAAGACCTCCATCAGTGTCTACAGAGGATAAGAGAGAGACCACAGTCTCCAAGAAGACCACAAGACCTCCATCAAGGTCTACAGAGGATGAGAGAAAGATGATAGTCACCAAGAATACCACAAGACCTCCATCAGTGTCTACAGAGGATGAGAGACAAACCACATTCTCCAAGAAGACCACAAGACCTCCATCAGTGTCtacagaggatgagagagagaccACAGTCTCCAAGAAGACCACAAGACCTCCATCAATGTCTACAGAAGATGAGAGAAAGATGATAGTCACCAAGAAGACCACAAGACTTCCATCAATGTCtacagaggatgagagagagaccACAGTCGCTGAGACCACAAGACCTCCATCAATGTCTacagaagatgagagagagaccaCAGTTGCTGAGAAGACCACAAGACCTCCATCAATGTCtacagaggctgagacagagacCCTAATCACTGAGAAGACCACAAGATCTCCATCAATGTCtacagagaatgaaagagagaccaTAGTCACCAAGAAGACCACAGAACCTCCATCAATGCCTACAGGATATGAGAGACAGACCATACTTGCCGAGAAGACCACAAGACCTCCATCAGTGCCTACAGAGAATAAAACAGAGACCACAGTCACCGAGAAGACCACAAGACCTCCATCAATGCCTACAGGATCTGAGAGACAGACCAAACCAGATTATGAGACGATGACACAAGTTTCATCAAAGTATACAGAGCACCCAGAAGAAACCACATCAACCACTGGGAAAACCCCAACAGCCTCAGAAAATCTTACAATTTTCTGGAGGAAGACCACACAAGGCACTGAGTCCACAAAAGTCATAGAAAACTCAGAGCAAACATCAGTAGTCCCAGAGACTGTACCACCTCTAGTAAAGGTCACAGAACACAAGTCCACTATGACCTCTCCACAATTAAGTGAAACTGAAGGTACACATCACAGACCCATGGGCTCATTGACACTCGCCACATCTAAAGCTGACATGAATTCCATCACAGCCCTGGACAACAAGAGCCATGCCCAGCAGAACACAGATGGATCACCGGAAGGCCTCCATGCTACTGCCATAGGAGAGAACAACTCGTTCCCTGCATGGGCCATAGTTATTGTGGTTCTGGTAGCTGTGATCCTCCTTCTGGTGTTCCTTGGCCTGATCTTCTTG GTCTTCTGTGCCACTCGAACACGCCATGCACTGACCCGGAGCACTGAGGACAACGACCCAGAGGAGAGCATGGGGCATAATTCCTACCCTGTCTACCTGATGGAACAGCAGAATTTGGGCATGGGCCAGATCCCCTCCCCACGATGA